The DNA segment CGCCCAGGATGACCAGGCGCTTGACTCCGGCGGGTTTCCGGCGGGGAAAATCGCGGTGGCGGAATCCCGAGGGCGAGACGCCGTCGAAGTGTCCGTTCTCGGGGTCAGCCCTCCAGCCCAGCAGGGGATCGTACTTCCACCAGGGATCGCGGTTGATGACCGGATCAGCCCAGCGCACGGCCACCTCGAGAACCAGCAAGACCAGCAGCAGTGCGGAGAGGACCAAGCCCAACTTGGCCAGGAGGCTGCGCATACCGGCTCAGCCTAGCAGATTGCCGCTTTGCTGGAAGAGCTTGAGTCCGTAGAGGGTGAGGTCGGGTTCCACCGCCTCGATGCCCGACGATTCGTCTTTGAGCAGCGGTGCCAGCCCGCCGGTGGCCACCACCCGGGCGCCGCCCAGTTCGGCGCTCATGCGCTTGAGAATGCCGTCCACCAATCCCAGGTAGCCATAGTAGATGCCGGACTGGATGCTGTTGACGGTGGACTGGCCGATGACCTGGGCAGGACGCCTGATTTCCACCCGGGGCAGCCGCGAGGCGCGGGCGAAGAGGGCGTCGGCCGAGATGCCCACGCCGGGGGCGATGACGCCTCCCAGGTATTCGCCCTCGCGGGAGACGGCGTCGAAGGTGGTGGCAGTGCCGAAGTCGACCACCACGGCGGGCGTCCCCAGCCGGCTGCGCACCGCCACCGCATTGACGATGCGGTCGGCGCCCACGTCCGAGGCCGGTTGGTAGCGGATGGGCATCAGGTCCTGGCTGATGGGATCGACAAAAGCCGGCTTGCGGCCGAAATAAAGCCGCGCCATTTTGACGAAAGTGTCGTTGAGAGGAGGCACCACCGAGCAGATGGCGATATCGGCGATCTTGCGCGTATCGATCTCATCGAGCTGAAAGAGGTTGCGCAAAAACACCCCGTATTCGTCGGCGGTCTGGTCCTTGCGCGTCGAAACCCGCCAGGACCGCACCAGTTCGTCCCCCTCGAAGACCCCCAGTACAATGTTGGTGTTGCCGATGTCAATCGCTAGCAGCATATTTATGTCTCCGACCTCAAGAACGCTCCTCCTTTTAATGCCGAAAATGACGCATCGCCGTTAGCACCATGGCCATGCCGTGCTCGTCGCAAGCTTCGATAACTTCGTCGTCACGCTTCGACCCTCCCGGCTGAATCACGGCGGCAATGCCGGCCTTGG comes from the Acidobacteriota bacterium genome and includes:
- a CDS encoding type III pantothenate kinase, with product MLLAIDIGNTNIVLGVFEGDELVRSWRVSTRKDQTADEYGVFLRNLFQLDEIDTRKIADIAICSVVPPLNDTFVKMARLYFGRKPAFVDPISQDLMPIRYQPASDVGADRIVNAVAVRSRLGTPAVVVDFGTATTFDAVSREGEYLGGVIAPGVGISADALFARASRLPRVEIRRPAQVIGQSTVNSIQSGIYYGYLGLVDGILKRMSAELGGARVVATGGLAPLLKDESSGIEAVEPDLTLYGLKLFQQSGNLLG